A DNA window from Xanthomonas campestris pv. campestris str. ATCC 33913 contains the following coding sequences:
- the ybaL gene encoding YbaL family putative K(+) efflux transporter: protein MHHDTSLIDIIAVGLAVAFVLGTLAQKVKLSPLVGYLLAGVCVGPFTPGFVADQTMANQLSELGVMLLMFGVGLHFSLDDLMEVKWIAVPGALAQIVVATLLGWALAWSMGWPLMQGLVFGLALSVASTVVLLRALEERRLLETQRGRIAVGWLIVEDLVMVIALVLLPALANVLGGSAGAAEHAGESTSLLAALGWTLLKMVAFVAVMLVVGRRVIQWSLEKVAATGSRELFTLAVLGIALGVAFGSAKLFGVSFALGAFFAGMLLKESELSHKAASDSLPLRDAFAVLFFVSVGMLFDPMILIAHPWQVLATFLTVTVGKSLAAFVIVRAFGHPTGTALTISTSLAQIGEFSFILAGLGVQLAILPETGRDLILAGALLSIVANPFLFSWLDRWQAKQAQDAPATVEPELPPGPPLQLDGHAIVIGYGRVGSALAQLLRSRGVPVLVIDDNGDHVAKAHAAGIPGIRGSAAADRVLAEARPEQAKIAILAIPQPLEAGEALAKLRALNPSLTLLARAHSDAEVKHLLEHGADGAVLAERELAYSLAEMVMSTPPYRALRVPAS, encoded by the coding sequence ATGCATCACGACACCAGCCTCATCGACATCATCGCCGTCGGCCTCGCGGTCGCCTTCGTGCTGGGCACGCTCGCACAAAAGGTCAAGCTGTCGCCGCTGGTTGGCTATTTATTGGCCGGCGTATGCGTCGGGCCATTTACGCCGGGCTTCGTGGCCGATCAGACCATGGCCAACCAGCTCTCCGAGCTGGGCGTGATGCTGCTGATGTTCGGGGTGGGTCTGCACTTCTCGCTCGACGACCTGATGGAAGTGAAGTGGATCGCAGTGCCCGGTGCGCTGGCGCAGATCGTGGTGGCCACGCTGCTGGGTTGGGCGCTGGCATGGAGCATGGGCTGGCCGTTGATGCAGGGGCTGGTGTTTGGCCTGGCCTTGTCGGTGGCGAGCACCGTGGTCCTGCTGCGTGCGCTGGAAGAACGCCGCCTGCTGGAAACCCAGCGCGGCCGGATCGCGGTGGGCTGGTTGATTGTCGAAGACCTGGTGATGGTGATCGCGTTGGTGCTGTTGCCGGCGCTGGCCAATGTGCTCGGCGGCAGCGCCGGCGCTGCCGAACATGCCGGCGAGTCGACCTCGCTACTGGCCGCACTGGGCTGGACGCTGCTGAAGATGGTGGCCTTCGTCGCGGTGATGCTGGTGGTTGGGCGCCGGGTGATCCAATGGTCGCTGGAAAAGGTCGCCGCCACCGGCTCGCGCGAGTTGTTCACCCTGGCCGTGCTCGGCATTGCGCTGGGAGTGGCGTTCGGGTCGGCGAAGTTGTTCGGCGTGTCGTTCGCGCTGGGGGCGTTCTTCGCCGGCATGTTGCTCAAGGAGTCCGAGCTCAGCCACAAGGCGGCCAGCGATTCGCTGCCGCTGCGTGATGCATTCGCGGTGCTGTTCTTCGTGTCGGTGGGCATGTTGTTCGACCCAATGATCCTGATCGCCCATCCCTGGCAGGTGCTGGCCACCTTCCTGACCGTGACCGTGGGCAAGTCGCTGGCGGCGTTCGTGATCGTGCGTGCCTTCGGCCACCCCACCGGCACCGCGCTCACCATTTCCACCAGCCTGGCGCAGATCGGCGAATTTTCTTTCATCCTGGCCGGGCTCGGCGTGCAGTTGGCGATCCTGCCTGAAACCGGGCGCGACCTGATCCTGGCCGGGGCGTTGCTGTCGATCGTGGCTAACCCATTCCTGTTCTCGTGGCTGGACCGTTGGCAGGCCAAGCAGGCGCAGGACGCCCCGGCGACGGTGGAGCCGGAACTGCCGCCCGGCCCGCCGCTGCAACTGGACGGCCACGCCATCGTGATCGGCTACGGCCGCGTAGGCAGCGCGCTGGCGCAACTGCTGCGTAGCCGCGGCGTCCCGGTGCTGGTGATCGACGACAACGGCGACCATGTCGCCAAAGCACACGCGGCGGGCATTCCCGGTATCCGCGGCAGCGCCGCGGCCGACCGCGTGCTGGCCGAAGCGCGCCCGGAGCAGGCCAAGATTGCGATCCTGGCCATTCCGCAGCCGCTGGAAGCCGGTGAAGCGCTGGCCAAGCTGCGCGCACTCAACCCGTCACTGACCTTGCTGGCCCGCGCACACAGCGATGCAGAAGTGAAGCACCTGCTCGAACACGGCGCCGACGGCGCCGTGCTGGCCGAACGCGAGCTGGCGTACTCGCTGGCCGAGATGGTGATGTCCACCCCGCCGTATCGCGCATTGCGTGTGCCGGCGTCGTAA
- a CDS encoding HpcH/HpaI aldolase family protein translates to MSLRVGVLNALPSVQLCELLGRIGYGFVVLDLEHMLRAPDELEHAIRACELSGCEAWVRVPEVDEKLIGRVLDAGARGIVVPRAESAAQIASAIAAARFPPLGRRGITGGRVTGFGNVDLPTYIAQANRDIRIVPMIESAAGIAALPQILAVPGVTLVMEGALDLALDLGLGPQPTHPQVWALLLQMDAQCRSAAVPFCPNPRTDAQRAHWLQQPDPRWLLAGEDRALIQRALRGQLATFAAPLSSPACRSTP, encoded by the coding sequence ATGTCACTGCGTGTTGGCGTTCTGAATGCACTGCCGAGCGTGCAGCTGTGCGAACTGCTGGGCCGGATCGGCTACGGGTTTGTGGTGCTGGACCTGGAACATATGCTGCGCGCGCCGGACGAACTGGAACACGCCATCCGCGCCTGCGAGCTGTCCGGCTGCGAGGCCTGGGTGCGGGTGCCGGAGGTGGACGAGAAACTGATCGGCCGCGTGCTGGACGCCGGCGCGCGTGGCATCGTGGTTCCGCGCGCCGAATCGGCTGCGCAGATCGCTAGTGCGATTGCCGCGGCACGCTTTCCGCCGCTGGGCCGGCGCGGCATCACCGGGGGCCGCGTCACCGGCTTCGGCAACGTCGATCTGCCCACCTATATCGCGCAGGCCAACCGCGACATCCGCATTGTGCCGATGATCGAAAGCGCGGCCGGCATTGCGGCGTTGCCGCAGATTCTGGCCGTGCCCGGCGTGACCCTGGTGATGGAAGGCGCGCTCGATCTTGCGCTGGATCTGGGCCTTGGGCCACAGCCCACGCATCCACAGGTGTGGGCCTTGCTGCTGCAAATGGACGCGCAATGCCGCAGCGCTGCGGTTCCGTTCTGCCCCAACCCGCGCACTGACGCGCAACGCGCACACTGGTTGCAGCAACCGGATCCGCGCTGGCTGCTTGCCGGCGAAGACCGTGCCCTGATCCAACGCGCATTGCGCGGCCAGTTGGCCACCTTTGCCGCACCCCTTTCATCACCCGCCTGCAGGAGCACGCCGTAG
- a CDS encoding cytochrome P450: MQLSDFATPAFRQDPYPMYARLRAAGPLVQISDNGWVSGHYTVVDALLSDRRVGRNYLDSIRVRYGANAAEMPLFQGMSRMFLLLNPPVHTQQRALMTKAFGARQLEALREVAVDTADALLDQHEDRRSCDLLNDFAMPMTISLICRMLGLAVTDVAALGQASSALAKVFDPLMRPEDMAQATAAYTTLEQYFRAIVLQRRDTQEDDLIARLIAAEDHGQRMPVDDIVSNVIMLFTAGHETTANMICNALIALHRHPEQLQLLRDTPTLMPNAVLECMRYDSSVQVAMRSVLQPLQVEGTTLPVGAILYLMLGSANHDAEQFTAPQQLDLRRQQGRALSFGGGVHHCLGNRLALIELETALERLLQRAPALRLPELDNLSWNERANLRGIQALHATW; encoded by the coding sequence ATGCAGCTCAGCGACTTTGCAACACCGGCTTTTCGGCAAGACCCATACCCCATGTATGCGCGTTTGCGCGCAGCTGGCCCGCTGGTGCAGATCAGCGACAACGGCTGGGTGTCTGGCCACTACACCGTGGTCGATGCACTGCTCAGCGACCGCCGGGTGGGCCGCAACTACCTGGACAGCATCCGTGTGCGTTATGGCGCGAACGCAGCGGAGATGCCGCTTTTCCAGGGCATGAGCCGCATGTTTCTGCTGCTCAATCCGCCGGTCCACACCCAGCAGCGCGCATTGATGACCAAAGCCTTCGGGGCGCGCCAACTTGAGGCGCTACGTGAGGTGGCCGTCGACACTGCCGATGCGTTGCTCGATCAGCATGAAGACAGACGTAGCTGCGATCTGCTCAATGACTTCGCGATGCCGATGACGATCTCGCTGATCTGCCGGATGTTGGGGCTGGCGGTGACCGATGTGGCGGCGCTGGGGCAGGCGAGCAGTGCGCTGGCCAAGGTCTTCGACCCATTGATGCGTCCGGAAGACATGGCACAGGCCACCGCGGCATACACGACGTTGGAGCAGTATTTTCGCGCGATCGTGCTGCAGCGTCGGGATACGCAGGAGGATGATCTGATCGCGCGCCTCATTGCCGCCGAAGACCATGGCCAGCGCATGCCTGTGGATGACATCGTCTCCAATGTGATCATGCTGTTCACGGCCGGCCACGAAACCACCGCCAACATGATCTGCAATGCGCTCATCGCCTTGCACCGGCATCCCGAACAACTGCAGTTGCTGCGCGATACCCCCACACTGATGCCCAACGCGGTGCTGGAATGCATGCGCTACGACAGCTCGGTGCAGGTGGCCATGCGTTCGGTGTTGCAGCCCCTGCAGGTTGAGGGAACGACCCTGCCCGTTGGCGCCATCCTGTACCTGATGCTGGGCTCCGCCAATCACGACGCGGAGCAGTTCACCGCACCGCAGCAGCTGGATCTACGCCGCCAGCAAGGACGTGCACTGTCCTTTGGCGGTGGCGTCCACCATTGCCTGGGCAACCGGCTCGCATTGATCGAACTGGAAACCGCGCTGGAGCGCTTGCTGCAACGCGCGCCCGCATTGCGCCTGCCCGAGTTGGACAATTTGAGCTGGAACGAACGTGCCAATCTGCGCGGCATCCAGGCGTTGCACGCCACTTGGTAA